The following is a genomic window from Myxococcales bacterium.
TTGAATTTTTTATATTTGTAGTGGCAAAGGCAACATGGTGTAGACCTGGTCCTCTTTTTTTGAGAGAAGCCGAAATTTCAGAGTTTTCATTGATGGGCTCTATGAGCTCTATGCAGCTTTGCCCCATTTTGATAAAAGCTGTTCGAATTCCTCTCTCAGGCACTTCCTCTATGTGGGAAATTTTTAGTCCAAGTGCCTGTTCATAAAAATCTTTCACATCATCAATGCGGTTGACGGTTATGGCAATGTGATCGATATGTGAGATGTTAGTCATGGTATTACTCCGGTGTTAGCTATGTTTCGTTTGCTAAATGTTTTTGTTTACACGTTTTTATTTATTTTAACTGCTTGTGTTCCTGCCACTAAAAACATACAAATTCTTGCTCCTTCTTCCTTTGAGGAGCCTCGAAATTTTACCCCTCCGCCAACGCCAGATGCTTCGGAAAATCAATCTGCTTCTGATAAACCCCCACGCAGAATTTTTTTTCAACGAATAGAAGTTTCTATTCCGCTAGACTTGCCAGAAGGATCGGGCTTATTAAATGCTGATGTATATCGCCCAGAAAAAAAGTCGCTCCCAAAAACACTTGTAATCATTGTGCCTGGTTCGGGAAATATATCTCGTAGAGGGGAAACTGCCGGAGATGGTATCGACAGCTATGAGGAGCCTGTCGAACTCAGTTCTAGTTGGGCTCATGCTTTGGTAGAACAGGGCTATTTTGTCTTGAGCTATGACAAACGCACATGCACAAAAGCTATCAGTACTTTATGTCAGAACAATCCACAAAAAGATATCGAGGAACAAGGTATAACTGCTTTAGCTCGAGACCTTGACCAAGTTTATGAATATGCAAAATCAAAACTTACTTTAAACGACAAAAATGTTCGGATTGTTTTGTTAACATCCACTCAAGGAGCACAGGTCATCTCCC
Proteins encoded in this region:
- the mce gene encoding methylmalonyl-CoA epimerase; the protein is MTNISHIDHIAITVNRIDDVKDFYEQALGLKISHIEEVPERGIRTAFIKMGQSCIELIEPINENSEISASLKKRGPGLHHVAFATTNIKNSSEQALSQGVKLTYDLPQSGAHQTKINFIHPKSSSGVLIELVEK